In Sporosarcina psychrophila, a genomic segment contains:
- a CDS encoding GGDEF domain-containing phosphodiesterase: MRNVKIKDRLEKIVESYILNHSFKMTIFVEKNEQGKFDVLYANSLATKYFSTEIEQSAACFFGDLWIPIKRRMRKLQNQSDFTTEIQSIRGGAGVLFELDFQRHTEEFEREIIIIELRERLDTVTVRKSQSELQHKYNSVIEHNLDPIITIDQNFKIIYANRAVHLGFGYRFKELSGRSILNLSGEDNIKAFKLFLSRALAGESIEMEDSTIFHKKGYLLPAYLKAIPVLIDGEVEEVQLIVRDTSIHQKNNEKLLFLSYHDHLTGLWNRQAMKEHFTEDSLNALQRETRLSFVHLGLDRFKLINESLGHNGADEILKMVAERLKIICPASARLYRNGSDEFIVSLQNHSVLKTEKFAQQLLNDFGKPFYHNHQEYFISASIGIAVYPEDGKTLENLLRKSEQALTFVKDRGRSHYRFYQEAMNSTFPDEALMESHLRRAIELNELTIHYQPQVDLKTGHISSFEALLRWNNGKFGFVSPAQFIPIAEDSGLIHGIGDWVLNQVCKQLKEWQDKQFKAVRIAVNISPKQFRMENFVDKLKEKISYYDILPSSLEVEITEGALTIIDETLATLNELKKIGIFISVDDFGTGYSSLSYLKQYPIDIIKIDRSFIKDIEFDVKNKAIAKTIINLAHSLGMEVIAEGVEKDLQAMILLEAKCQKAQGFLYSKAVPVEEIVEKYL; this comes from the coding sequence ATGAGAAACGTTAAGATTAAAGACCGTTTAGAAAAAATTGTAGAATCATATATTTTGAACCACTCCTTTAAGATGACCATATTTGTTGAGAAAAATGAGCAAGGAAAATTTGATGTGCTTTACGCTAACTCATTGGCGACAAAATACTTTTCGACTGAAATCGAACAATCGGCTGCTTGTTTTTTTGGTGATTTATGGATTCCCATTAAGCGCAGGATGCGGAAATTACAAAATCAATCTGATTTTACAACTGAAATCCAATCGATACGAGGTGGGGCAGGCGTATTATTCGAATTGGATTTTCAACGTCATACCGAAGAGTTTGAACGAGAAATTATCATCATTGAATTGCGTGAACGGCTAGATACCGTAACTGTAAGGAAGTCGCAGTCGGAGTTACAACATAAATATAATTCCGTCATTGAACATAATCTTGACCCAATCATAACCATCGATCAAAACTTTAAAATTATTTACGCGAATCGAGCCGTTCATTTAGGTTTCGGCTATCGATTCAAGGAACTCTCTGGCCGTTCAATTTTGAATCTTTCCGGGGAGGATAACATAAAAGCATTTAAGCTCTTCTTGTCCCGCGCACTTGCGGGGGAATCAATTGAGATGGAAGATTCAACTATTTTTCATAAAAAAGGATATTTATTACCCGCGTATTTGAAGGCAATTCCCGTCTTGATTGATGGAGAGGTAGAAGAAGTTCAACTAATTGTACGGGATACATCTATTCATCAGAAAAATAATGAAAAACTTCTATTCCTGTCTTATCATGATCATTTGACGGGTTTGTGGAATCGTCAGGCGATGAAAGAACACTTTACGGAGGATTCTCTAAACGCCTTGCAAAGAGAAACAAGACTGTCTTTCGTCCATTTAGGTCTTGATCGATTCAAATTAATAAATGAATCACTTGGCCATAATGGTGCGGACGAAATATTAAAAATGGTTGCGGAACGATTAAAAATAATCTGTCCTGCATCCGCCAGGTTGTATCGCAATGGCAGCGATGAATTTATCGTCTCATTGCAAAATCATTCTGTGCTGAAGACAGAGAAGTTTGCACAACAGTTATTGAATGATTTTGGAAAACCATTTTATCATAATCATCAGGAGTATTTCATTTCTGCATCCATCGGAATTGCTGTTTATCCTGAAGATGGAAAAACACTTGAGAATCTACTAAGGAAGTCGGAACAAGCGCTAACCTTTGTGAAAGATCGTGGCCGCTCGCATTATCGTTTCTATCAAGAAGCGATGAATTCTACCTTCCCGGATGAAGCACTGATGGAATCGCATTTACGCAGGGCGATTGAGTTAAATGAATTGACGATTCACTATCAACCACAAGTCGATTTGAAAACGGGGCATATTAGTAGTTTCGAAGCGCTTCTTAGATGGAATAATGGCAAATTTGGGTTTGTATCACCGGCGCAATTCATCCCCATTGCTGAAGATTCAGGGCTTATACATGGAATTGGTGATTGGGTATTAAACCAAGTATGTAAACAGTTGAAAGAGTGGCAGGATAAGCAGTTCAAAGCTGTTAGGATAGCTGTGAATATATCGCCAAAGCAATTTAGAATGGAAAACTTTGTCGATAAATTGAAAGAGAAGATTTCTTACTACGACATCTTACCGTCATCCCTTGAAGTGGAAATTACGGAGGGAGCATTGACGATAATAGATGAGACTTTAGCAACATTAAATGAACTAAAGAAAATCGGGATTTTCATCTCCGTCGATGATTTTGGAACGGGTTATTCATCACTTAGTTATTTGAAGCAATATCCAATCGATATCATTAAAATCGATCGTTCATTTATAAAAGATATTGAATTTGATGTGAAAAACAAAGCAATAGCGAAGACAATTATTAATCTAGCCCACAGTCTTGGGATGGAAGTAATTGCTGAAGGCGTAGAGAAGGATTTACAAGCGATGATTCTACTTGAAGCTAAATGCCAGAAGGCGCAAGGCTTTTTGTACAGTAAGGCAGTTCCTGTAGAGGAAATTGTAGAAAAGTATTTATGA
- a CDS encoding YkyB family protein: MKNKHSIRQLAIAIYTVNRHAKTAPDNRQLYALKKMAIDKLLSSGIAEKIGLHFVDNPKFSKQHSTVLVRCDEFLFHTIPEKEDFNTLPHLGQQDPASRNPQERMSLKTARELLSKYVGPTHPIIPEKKKTLPKKSIHSIQDSQNFRSSYLDGK, translated from the coding sequence TTGAAAAACAAGCATTCCATCCGTCAATTGGCAATTGCCATCTACACGGTAAATCGACATGCCAAAACAGCTCCTGACAATAGACAACTTTACGCCTTAAAAAAGATGGCGATAGACAAGTTGCTTAGTTCGGGCATTGCCGAAAAAATCGGATTGCATTTTGTCGACAATCCAAAATTCAGCAAGCAACACTCCACGGTCCTCGTCCGATGTGACGAATTCCTCTTTCATACAATCCCAGAAAAAGAAGACTTTAATACTCTTCCACACCTCGGACAACAAGATCCAGCTTCTCGCAACCCCCAAGAACGGATGAGCTTGAAAACAGCGCGCGAGCTTCTCTCTAAATATGTGGGGCCCACCCACCCGATAATACCCGAGAAGAAAAAAACACTACCAAAAAAGTCTATTCATAGCATTCAGGATTCACAAAACTTCCGTTCATCTTATTTGGATGGTAAATAG
- a CDS encoding chemotaxis protein CheW, producing the protein MNTIKSDVVTYEVFEFVEFQVGNSNFGLGIQHVREIIQPVPVTVLPHSHPYIEGIIQLRGEVLPVIDLKKVTGNATNNNSDESKYIVAEFDGTTVVLDVTAVTQIQRINFTDIEPASDMYTGNKVPVSGVIKRDNGMILLVDFEKVIAEQIK; encoded by the coding sequence GTGAATACAATCAAATCGGATGTAGTAACATATGAAGTCTTTGAATTTGTAGAGTTTCAAGTAGGAAATAGTAATTTTGGACTTGGCATTCAGCATGTACGTGAAATTATTCAACCCGTTCCGGTTACTGTATTACCGCATTCACACCCGTATATTGAGGGAATCATACAATTACGAGGAGAAGTGCTTCCTGTCATCGATTTGAAGAAAGTAACAGGAAATGCAACTAATAATAATAGTGATGAATCCAAATATATCGTCGCTGAATTCGACGGGACAACAGTGGTCTTAGATGTGACGGCTGTTACCCAAATCCAGCGTATCAATTTTACGGATATTGAACCTGCTTCCGATATGTATACGGGAAATAAAGTACCTGTTTCGGGAGTTATCAAGCGTGATAACGGAATGATCCTTCTCGTTGATTTTGAAAAAGTAATCGCGGAGCAAATTAAGTAA
- a CDS encoding NAD(P)-dependent oxidoreductase, with product MEVKKIAFLGTGVMGVSVVNHLLDSNYEVAIYTRTKEKARSLIDAGAVWMDTVAAAVKDAELVFTMLGYPGDVEEVYFGEGGIFSTGKAGQILIDMTTSSPTLAIRIANAGAKLQMATIDAPVSGGDIGAKNGTLSIMCGGEEEVFNAITPVLAVFGKQIVYQGQAGSGQHAKMCNQIAIATNMIGVCEALVYAEKAGLDPETVLKSISTGAAGSWSLSNLAPRMLDGDFEPGFYVKHFMKDINIALAEAEAMNLSLPGLQLASEMYKKLVEKGFSDQGTQVLYKSY from the coding sequence ATGGAAGTCAAAAAGATCGCATTTCTTGGGACAGGTGTTATGGGTGTAAGCGTCGTTAACCATCTTTTAGACAGTAATTATGAAGTGGCCATATATACACGCACAAAAGAAAAGGCAAGGTCTCTAATAGATGCAGGTGCTGTTTGGATGGATACAGTTGCTGCAGCGGTGAAGGATGCGGAATTAGTTTTCACGATGCTAGGTTATCCGGGGGATGTCGAAGAAGTTTACTTTGGAGAGGGTGGTATTTTCTCAACTGGTAAGGCAGGTCAGATTCTCATTGATATGACGACTTCTAGCCCAACACTGGCGATACGTATTGCGAATGCTGGTGCTAAGTTGCAGATGGCGACAATTGACGCACCCGTTTCTGGGGGAGACATTGGCGCGAAGAATGGGACGTTGTCAATTATGTGTGGCGGGGAAGAAGAAGTATTCAATGCCATTACACCGGTTTTAGCGGTTTTTGGAAAACAAATTGTTTATCAGGGTCAGGCAGGCTCCGGGCAGCATGCAAAAATGTGCAATCAAATTGCCATCGCGACGAATATGATTGGGGTTTGCGAAGCGCTGGTCTATGCTGAAAAAGCAGGGTTGGATCCTGAAACTGTGCTGAAGTCTATATCGACAGGTGCGGCAGGCTCATGGTCATTGTCGAATTTGGCACCGCGAATGTTAGACGGGGATTTTGAACCTGGATTTTATGTTAAGCATTTCATGAAAGATATAAACATCGCGCTGGCAGAAGCTGAAGCGATGAATCTATCACTTCCAGGTCTGCAACTTGCAAGTGAAATGTATAAGAAACTTGTTGAAAAAGGATTTAGCGACCAAGGGACACAAGTCCTATATAAAAGTTATTAA
- a CDS encoding aspartyl-phosphate phosphatase Spo0E family protein → MEWTLEEEIELLREEMMKAATEKGLTAAETIEFSRRLDNLMDQYAGLKKG, encoded by the coding sequence TTGGAGTGGACTTTAGAAGAAGAAATTGAATTATTACGCGAAGAGATGATGAAAGCAGCGACTGAAAAAGGACTGACTGCTGCTGAAACGATAGAATTCAGCAGAAGGCTTGATAATCTCATGGATCAATACGCAGGGCTAAAAAAAGGCTGA
- a CDS encoding MarR family winged helix-turn-helix transcriptional regulator: protein MMTKDTERALKLFIVLSRASKVILEEAHKTSEKHGLNPTEFAVLELLHHRGRQPIQKIGQKILLRSGSMTYVVDKLEKRGLLERVFCEEDKRVTYMSITQDGVNLMTSIFPEHANNIESIMSSLSTEEQDQAIELVRKLGLSVKNLS, encoded by the coding sequence ATTATGACAAAAGATACAGAACGGGCACTGAAATTATTTATTGTTCTTTCAAGGGCGAGTAAGGTGATTTTGGAGGAAGCGCATAAAACGAGTGAAAAGCATGGGCTTAATCCAACTGAATTCGCCGTTCTTGAATTGCTTCACCACAGGGGGAGACAGCCCATCCAGAAGATTGGGCAGAAAATCTTACTTCGAAGTGGTTCGATGACTTACGTTGTCGATAAGCTTGAAAAAAGAGGGTTATTGGAACGCGTCTTTTGTGAAGAAGATAAGCGGGTGACATATATGTCGATTACTCAGGACGGCGTCAATTTAATGACATCTATCTTCCCGGAGCATGCGAATAATATCGAATCTATCATGTCCTCCCTTTCCACTGAAGAACAAGACCAGGCAATTGAATTAGTGCGGAAATTAGGTCTTTCGGTAAAGAACTTATCGTGA
- a CDS encoding ATP-binding protein — protein MKYKNIKVMKHITFLLDDTIRPGAVFDLDGSLLHVNNSFCEEFVNDGEENIKEFFINPTVNHWDNVFSNLGETENKTFEVHIRLFGNRVEIVKMHLEYFDDVQQVIALFDVPQSIVDKSDKTYIHAFRNSDSFMVVIDRDGIIYDVNDLHTSFFNLPKDYFIGKTVGAIVKLFPDNSELIFNYFKDVNLYGFAEITTKYIRNVNDVNYYQITTLYDSESQTYLVRMNDRTEEMAMEKRLAHSNSLSTIGELAASIAHEIRNPMTTLKGFVQLLKISATADTMKYLSVIDEEIDRMEAILSEMLILSKPGLNEKTTFSLGVLVADMIQVVYPKALMDGITITQKENILKDSLIVGDSDKIKQVLLNLFKNAMEAMTPGGNLSIFVNLDSPGKVILGVSDTGKGMDKRQLKQVFLPFFTTKSDGSGLGLPFVLKNIEEHGGTVIVESEVGIGTTFIVTFPSALGHATMKDTAEKRVLSL, from the coding sequence TTGAAATATAAAAATATAAAGGTAATGAAGCATATCACTTTTCTACTGGATGATACAATCAGACCCGGTGCCGTTTTTGATCTTGACGGCAGTCTTTTACATGTAAATAATTCATTTTGCGAAGAATTTGTCAATGATGGAGAAGAAAATATTAAAGAATTTTTCATTAATCCGACTGTTAATCATTGGGACAATGTCTTTAGTAATCTTGGGGAAACTGAGAATAAAACGTTCGAAGTGCATATTCGGCTGTTTGGAAACAGAGTAGAAATTGTTAAGATGCATCTTGAGTATTTTGATGATGTCCAACAGGTGATTGCACTATTTGATGTTCCACAAAGTATTGTGGACAAGTCGGATAAAACCTATATACACGCTTTTCGTAATTCAGATAGCTTCATGGTTGTTATTGATCGTGATGGGATAATCTACGATGTCAATGATTTGCATACTTCCTTTTTTAACTTGCCGAAAGACTATTTTATTGGCAAAACAGTGGGAGCAATCGTTAAATTGTTTCCGGACAACTCTGAGTTAATATTTAATTATTTTAAAGACGTAAATCTGTATGGATTTGCTGAAATAACAACCAAGTATATAAGAAATGTGAATGATGTTAATTACTATCAGATAACAACACTATACGATAGCGAGTCACAAACGTACTTGGTAAGAATGAATGATCGAACAGAAGAAATGGCCATGGAAAAGCGTTTGGCCCATTCAAACTCATTATCGACGATTGGTGAACTGGCAGCAAGTATAGCGCATGAAATTAGAAATCCCATGACTACTTTGAAAGGGTTTGTCCAATTACTTAAGATTTCCGCAACTGCGGATACGATGAAATACCTTTCCGTTATTGATGAAGAAATCGATAGGATGGAGGCTATATTAAGCGAAATGCTTATCCTATCAAAGCCTGGATTGAATGAAAAAACGACATTCTCCTTGGGGGTGCTGGTTGCAGATATGATTCAGGTTGTCTATCCGAAAGCCTTGATGGATGGAATCACTATTACACAAAAAGAAAATATACTTAAAGATTCATTGATTGTCGGTGATTCTGATAAAATTAAACAAGTTCTTCTCAATCTGTTCAAAAATGCAATGGAAGCAATGACTCCTGGAGGGAATCTTTCAATTTTTGTAAATTTGGACAGCCCTGGAAAAGTTATTTTGGGGGTTTCAGATACCGGTAAAGGAATGGATAAACGTCAATTAAAGCAAGTCTTTTTGCCATTCTTCACCACCAAGTCAGACGGGTCGGGACTCGGATTACCATTTGTTTTGAAAAACATAGAAGAACATGGTGGAACGGTTATAGTTGAGAGTGAAGTCGGCATTGGAACAACCTTCATCGTAACATTTCCATCGGCATTGGGGCATGCCACGATGAAAGATACAGCTGAAAAAAGAGTGCTCTCTCTGTAA
- a CDS encoding B12-binding domain-containing radical SAM protein produces MNIVLSTLNAKYIHTNLAIRCLKTYAMPEYSPVIAEYTIKDPTMNIVSDLYQKMPNVVGFSLYIWNIEETIKVMRMLKKVKPDVKIIAGGPEVTYDYDYWLERVPEIDVIVIGEGERTFKHLLDVYAGKEDIAAVQGIAYRERKQLKITAPGPKLDLRELPSPFQFAEDIPELGKRVTYIETSRGCPFSCQFCLSSIEVGVRYFNRDAIKEDIRYLMANGAKTIKFVDRTFNISRSYAMEMFQFLIDEHVSGTVFQFEITGDIMRPEVIQFLNDNAPAGLFRFEIGVQSTNDLTNELVQRRQNFEKLSRTVMMVKEGGKIDQHLDLIAGLPEEDYNSFRKTFNEVFAMRPEEMQLGFLKLLRGTGLRIQAEQYGYQFIDEAPYEIFSNNVLTFDDILRIKQTEDVLEKYWNDNRLPRTVEYLVSEVFETPFDFFQQFGSYWENQGWSRIGHQLEDLFIRLNDFLMKDGRADMDITRSLLKIDYLAHHKFQPRKVWWIEDMPVEERSTIEQALLENPTLLGERFSSLRLNNRNIRKQTFITPIAVQPEDVEIGIVQKAAGYLITVFRHDDTPFFMFLEQSGKAQGAF; encoded by the coding sequence ATGAACATTGTACTATCAACATTAAACGCAAAATATATCCATACAAATTTAGCCATTCGCTGCTTAAAAACTTATGCAATGCCAGAGTACAGTCCGGTCATTGCAGAGTACACAATTAAAGATCCGACCATGAATATTGTATCAGATTTATATCAAAAAATGCCGAATGTTGTCGGTTTTAGTTTATATATTTGGAACATTGAAGAAACAATAAAAGTGATGCGTATGCTAAAAAAAGTAAAACCTGACGTGAAAATTATCGCCGGTGGCCCCGAAGTAACATACGATTACGATTACTGGTTAGAACGTGTACCCGAAATTGATGTCATTGTGATCGGAGAAGGAGAACGAACATTTAAACATCTACTTGACGTCTATGCGGGGAAGGAAGACATAGCGGCTGTCCAAGGGATTGCCTATAGAGAAAGGAAACAACTGAAGATTACGGCGCCTGGGCCAAAACTAGATTTACGGGAACTTCCTTCCCCTTTCCAATTTGCAGAGGACATACCCGAGCTGGGCAAAAGAGTGACCTATATTGAAACAAGCCGCGGCTGTCCTTTTTCCTGTCAATTCTGTCTATCCTCTATCGAAGTAGGCGTCCGCTATTTCAACCGGGATGCCATTAAGGAGGATATCCGGTATTTGATGGCCAACGGTGCAAAAACAATCAAGTTTGTCGATCGCACATTCAATATTAGCAGAAGCTATGCGATGGAAATGTTCCAATTCTTGATTGATGAACATGTATCAGGCACTGTGTTCCAGTTTGAAATAACGGGAGATATTATGCGTCCTGAAGTCATCCAATTTCTAAATGATAATGCGCCAGCAGGACTATTCAGATTTGAAATTGGAGTTCAATCAACAAACGATTTAACAAATGAATTAGTCCAGCGCCGCCAAAATTTCGAAAAACTTTCCCGTACCGTAATGATGGTGAAAGAAGGTGGGAAGATTGACCAACATTTGGACTTGATTGCTGGCCTACCCGAAGAAGATTATAATTCTTTCCGAAAAACATTCAATGAGGTTTTTGCAATGAGGCCAGAAGAGATGCAGCTAGGCTTCCTTAAGTTACTCCGTGGAACTGGCTTACGTATACAAGCCGAACAATATGGCTATCAGTTTATCGACGAAGCACCTTATGAAATATTTTCAAATAACGTATTGACGTTTGATGATATCCTGCGAATCAAACAGACCGAGGATGTTCTAGAAAAGTATTGGAACGACAACCGATTACCGCGAACGGTGGAATATCTTGTATCAGAAGTCTTTGAAACGCCATTCGATTTCTTCCAACAATTCGGCTCCTACTGGGAGAATCAAGGTTGGTCCAGAATCGGACATCAGTTGGAAGACTTATTCATACGCTTGAATGACTTCCTAATGAAAGATGGACGTGCCGATATGGATATCACACGCAGTCTACTAAAAATTGATTACCTTGCACACCATAAGTTCCAACCGCGCAAAGTTTGGTGGATTGAGGATATGCCAGTTGAAGAACGCTCTACTATCGAACAGGCATTGCTCGAAAACCCAACTTTATTAGGAGAACGTTTCAGTTCTTTACGTTTGAATAACCGAAATATCCGTAAGCAAACGTTCATCACACCGATTGCTGTTCAACCTGAAGATGTAGAAATCGGTATTGTACAAAAGGCTGCTGGCTATCTTATCACCGTCTTCAGACATGATGATACCCCGTTCTTTATGTTCCTAGAACAATCAGGAAAAGCGCAAGGCGCCTTCTAG
- a CDS encoding TrkH family potassium uptake protein has product MKFNRENLRRFTPAQVIVFYYFLAIAFSLLLMNLPGVYLPGVKISFIDSLFTAVSAVSVTGLAPISIGSTYSVFGICMLMLVLQIGGIGIMSIGTFFWLLVKKRIGLRERQLIMVEHNQYNLAGLVHLIKEIIKIILLIEIIGGLIFTAYIMRFYDTFSEALLNGMFMSVSATTNAGFTIAETSLAQYFNDYFVQTLTMILIILGAIGFPVLIEVKSYFSKKVPHFRFSLFTKITTATFGFLLVFGAVMIFILESMHSFKGMAWHEKLFTALFHSVSSRSGGLTTYDVTKFSEATDIFISSLMFIGASPSSVGGGIRTTTFAIAVLFLINFARGNQVINVFKRQIKLIDVFRSYAVIILALVMVMTALLILLITEPGVPVIALLFEITSAFGTCGMSLGITSDLSVTGKVIIMLLMFIGRVGLISFLFTLGGKTKKLKYHYPKERVIIG; this is encoded by the coding sequence TTGAAATTCAATCGTGAGAATTTACGCAGGTTCACACCTGCACAAGTTATAGTGTTTTATTATTTTCTGGCCATCGCCTTTTCATTACTACTGATGAATTTGCCTGGAGTATACTTGCCTGGAGTAAAGATAAGTTTCATTGACAGCTTGTTTACAGCCGTAAGTGCCGTAAGTGTTACTGGACTGGCGCCCATCAGCATCGGAAGTACTTATTCGGTTTTTGGTATTTGTATGCTTATGCTTGTTTTGCAAATTGGTGGAATTGGAATTATGTCGATAGGGACATTTTTTTGGCTCCTCGTTAAGAAGCGAATTGGTTTGCGAGAAAGGCAACTAATCATGGTCGAACATAATCAATATAACCTTGCAGGGCTTGTTCATCTAATCAAGGAAATCATTAAAATAATATTATTAATTGAAATTATCGGTGGGCTTATATTTACAGCTTATATTATGCGGTTTTATGATACATTTAGCGAAGCACTTCTTAACGGGATGTTCATGTCTGTATCTGCGACAACGAACGCGGGCTTTACTATTGCAGAAACTTCACTCGCGCAGTATTTCAATGATTACTTCGTTCAGACATTAACGATGATTCTAATTATTCTCGGTGCCATCGGTTTTCCGGTTCTTATCGAAGTGAAAAGTTATTTTTCAAAAAAAGTGCCTCATTTTCGTTTTTCTTTATTCACAAAAATAACGACAGCGACATTTGGATTTTTACTTGTTTTCGGGGCAGTTATGATTTTCATTTTGGAATCTATGCATTCGTTCAAAGGGATGGCATGGCATGAGAAACTATTTACGGCGTTATTCCATTCAGTGTCATCCAGATCAGGAGGACTAACAACGTATGATGTGACGAAATTTAGCGAAGCGACGGACATTTTCATCAGTTCGCTGATGTTTATAGGTGCATCGCCAAGTTCGGTAGGCGGCGGAATTCGGACGACGACATTCGCGATTGCAGTGCTGTTTCTTATAAACTTTGCTCGCGGTAATCAAGTCATTAATGTCTTTAAAAGGCAAATAAAACTGATAGATGTGTTCCGTTCTTATGCTGTCATTATTTTGGCGTTGGTGATGGTTATGACCGCACTCCTTATTCTACTTATTACAGAACCTGGTGTGCCGGTCATTGCACTGCTGTTTGAAATAACATCAGCTTTCGGGACATGTGGTATGTCACTTGGTATCACATCGGATCTTTCTGTAACTGGGAAAGTGATTATTATGTTACTAATGTTCATTGGACGGGTCGGGCTTATTTCGTTCCTCTTTACATTAGGAGGAAAAACAAAGAAATTGAAATATCATTACCCGAAAGAAAGGGTTATTATTGGTTAA